A genomic region of Minwuia thermotolerans contains the following coding sequences:
- a CDS encoding S8 family serine peptidase, with protein sequence MGGEVADQVERKDETGTPGPLGAGALPMYIPTDDLFDQQWHLSSSSSWTIDINITDVWDEYRGSGIVVGIVDDGVDWRHPDLIDNYDTNLDYDAYRRDSDAGHEYGDEGHGTAVAGIIAADDNGTGAVGVAPDATIAGFRLQFGENVSTSMVQRALARQVDVDVSNNSWGYIAPFSDNFNESGFRSYGQALEDAVENGRDGLGTVWVFAAGNAGQIDDDVNYHNLQNSRFTIAVGAATDSGNIDHRMTPGASILLSAPTAGADILTTDATGSAGYESGDYTSIGNTSAASAVVSGVVALMLEANPNLGYRDVQDILVYRSRFSKLDTAFDSPSQYYANGADDWNGGGLFRDYHLGFGLVDAHAAVRLAESWQDQSTFQNEEVLTFTSAGPIDLPDRAVTSIEIDVSEIGFDVDWVELTFDLSHSYVGDVHITLDHDGKDSQMLPRFGVHGQKNGFDADALSFSTTSARHWGESAEGTWTINIEDWVSQDSGTLESWSLKIYGSTTGDNDQYVFTDLFGEVAASQTARSRLSDMAGTDRINAAAATGGPEIFLIPGIEGSIAGAGLTLAAGTEIEDAVTGDGDDTLVGNDLANHLVGGRGDDLLAGGDGDDLLDGGGGSDTIWAGAGYDTLVGGVGSDVFAFGLTAGHNYIADFDLGLDRIDFSALSITAESILIDSAGFGSIVRIDDFIELELASVVATDLELGHFLLDAVAQPDLVSESIDDPGHATLVGTDGDDVLQGSDRHDYIDARRGSDEVSAGAGDDTILSGSSSNDSATLRGEDGDDLIIRKGFGAAQLFGGAGADEIDVSISNDHLVYGGVGDDTITVSGRVGASYGENGDDLLIGGYEDVTLYGGLGADILISEYGGGRFYGGEDNDLLLSSADQRDTLGGGGGDDILLGGENDNNLGGGAGDDYLNGGGGSDSYHGGAGSDIFALVGALVYVRDFDAGLDKIEIGQAGVGFEDLTLEDDAGFNGGGVFVRFGEHTLFVEDHSASEFGADDFIDLMPVYAAPQIGDELAGRIDGSVLNDVMLGLSGNDTLFDSIGGDDRGVGGAGSDLLSLGGGDDTLQGDAGRDTLFGGEGSDLAMGGSGSDLIEGANGNDSLRGGEGEDSLYGGAGDDYLNPGRGGGIVDGGSGRDLADFTFAEEVAYDSGNRIVNADGQLYQLAGIERVVGITVGSVDGEFGAVGSASDDAISGEARAEILVGLDGNDTLGGDAGDDSLYGGNGQDDLYGGAGDDRLDPGAGGGVVDGGDGLDTADFGFATVAVLSDDGLTVVADGDTYEIRDVESLLDVRLPATANADTIIGSPIADELEGLGGDDRIVGNGEADSLYGGAGTDSLYGGEGDDLLDPGAGGGLVDGGAGFDTAYFGFATDAVLSADGLTVTADGEDYDLISIENLLNVRHAATDGADSLSGFGTGDSLDGLGGDDTLQGQGGADTLLGGDGRDQLFGGADADSLYGGAGDDTLDPGRGGGLLDGGTGTDIADFRFATESVWDKDAGTVTADGEVYQIAGVETFLGVDELPSSQNDQLTGSDAADTIDALGGDDAVDGLGGDDSLLGNDGNDTLNGGAGADSLYGGAGGDMLNPGAGGGLVDGGEGVDTADFSFAADAIFDPLTNTVIADGETYTLSGIENLVGTELAINGAANLIDGTEAGEAIDGLGGNDTIDGADGDDTLTGGAGDDLLRGGGGTDTAIFAGAVGNYVIAANADGSLTVTDTVGGDGSDTVAADVETVRFGAWTARTDGQTGGGNHLRVGGAGAETLTGEAGNDSLSGGAGDDWLAGGDGPDTLDGGDGIDTADYSGAPGAVFVNMFGGQGGGGDVLFGIENVEGSAAGDTVYGGSDGNRFRGNDGWDFILGRGGADELHGDGGRDSLYGQEDNDILYGGADVDYLRGDQGDDRMWGGAILDFIYGGTGADEIFGGDGNDRIQGGDGADTLAGEAHNDVMAGEAGADTLFGGTGGDRLDGGIENDLLDGGGGGDLIWGRDGDDTLDGGAALDQMYGGAGHDLIRAGLGNDYLRGGAGDDTLEGQFGGNVLQGEEGDDLLTGAEGIDIMEGGTGADALSGMAGNDRLYGEDGNDILNGGDGIDRLDGGADADSLNGGGGNDDVLGGLGADTLSGGDGSDRLFGQQGNDQLFGGLGLDRLDGGAGNNLLSGGGDNDVLIGRAGADTLAGGGGDDRLYANEGIDSLDGGDGDDLLMAGDDGDAAHGGAGADGVYGEAGDDTLDGGAGDDRVDGGTGNNLISGGLGNDTLIGRDGLDTIDGGDGNDRVYTGGGDDSASGGAGSDWMVGQAGNDTLQGGDGDDGLEGRADDDRLDGWIGNDSVFGGDGADTLIGRHGVDELYGGAGSDLFYGGLDADTAYGGAGDDRAVGDQGDDLLLGEAGNDILEGRDGDDTLTGGSGADHFRFFTADGAESNDVITDFAVGEDALWLTDIAIQSLAATDADGNGQTDDTVVTFSSGATAALLGVSGVDEADLF encoded by the coding sequence GTGGGCGGCGAAGTGGCAGACCAGGTCGAAAGGAAGGACGAGACCGGTACGCCGGGCCCGCTCGGGGCCGGCGCTTTACCGATGTACATCCCCACCGACGATCTATTCGATCAGCAGTGGCATCTGTCTTCCAGCAGCTCCTGGACGATTGATATCAACATCACCGATGTCTGGGACGAATACCGCGGCAGCGGCATTGTCGTCGGCATCGTGGATGACGGGGTGGACTGGCGTCATCCCGACCTGATCGACAACTACGACACCAACCTCGACTACGACGCATACCGGCGCGATTCCGATGCGGGCCATGAATATGGAGACGAGGGCCACGGCACCGCGGTGGCAGGAATCATCGCGGCCGACGACAACGGCACCGGCGCGGTCGGCGTCGCGCCGGACGCGACCATCGCAGGATTCAGGCTCCAGTTTGGTGAAAATGTCTCGACTTCGATGGTTCAGCGTGCGCTCGCGCGGCAAGTCGACGTCGATGTTTCCAACAACAGTTGGGGGTACATCGCGCCATTCTCAGACAATTTCAACGAGTCGGGCTTTAGGTCCTATGGGCAGGCACTCGAAGACGCTGTCGAAAACGGCCGCGATGGACTGGGTACCGTTTGGGTCTTCGCAGCAGGCAATGCCGGCCAGATCGACGACGATGTCAATTATCATAACCTTCAGAACTCTCGCTTCACGATAGCCGTCGGCGCCGCCACTGATTCCGGCAACATCGATCACAGAATGACACCGGGCGCTTCAATCCTCCTTTCCGCGCCAACGGCAGGCGCCGACATTCTGACAACCGATGCAACCGGTTCGGCAGGCTATGAATCCGGTGACTATACCAGCATCGGCAATACATCCGCCGCCTCAGCGGTGGTAAGTGGTGTCGTCGCTCTCATGTTGGAGGCGAACCCGAACCTGGGATATCGCGACGTACAGGATATCCTCGTCTACCGTTCAAGGTTCTCCAAACTCGATACAGCATTCGACTCCCCCTCCCAGTACTACGCAAACGGTGCTGATGACTGGAACGGTGGCGGATTGTTTCGGGACTATCATCTGGGCTTCGGGCTGGTGGATGCGCATGCTGCGGTTCGGCTCGCAGAAAGCTGGCAAGATCAGTCGACGTTCCAGAACGAGGAGGTGCTGACATTCACATCTGCCGGTCCTATCGACCTGCCGGACCGCGCGGTCACAAGTATCGAGATTGATGTCAGTGAAATCGGGTTCGACGTTGATTGGGTCGAACTCACATTCGATTTGTCGCACAGCTACGTTGGCGACGTACACATCACGCTGGACCACGACGGCAAGGACTCACAAATGCTGCCGCGGTTCGGTGTCCATGGCCAGAAGAATGGCTTCGATGCTGATGCACTGAGTTTCTCGACTACTTCCGCAAGGCACTGGGGAGAAAGCGCCGAAGGCACGTGGACAATCAATATCGAGGACTGGGTGAGCCAGGATTCCGGCACTCTGGAATCCTGGTCGCTGAAAATCTATGGCTCCACGACCGGCGACAATGACCAGTATGTCTTCACCGACCTGTTCGGCGAGGTCGCGGCATCACAGACCGCAAGGTCGAGGCTTTCGGACATGGCGGGGACTGACCGCATCAATGCCGCGGCCGCGACAGGCGGTCCCGAAATATTCCTGATCCCGGGAATTGAAGGAAGTATCGCCGGCGCGGGGCTGACACTTGCTGCCGGGACCGAGATCGAAGACGCGGTCACCGGCGATGGAGACGACACGCTGGTCGGCAATGATCTTGCCAATCATCTGGTCGGAGGCCGGGGCGATGACCTGCTTGCAGGTGGAGACGGCGATGATCTGCTGGACGGCGGAGGGGGGTCGGATACGATCTGGGCGGGCGCCGGGTACGATACGCTTGTCGGAGGCGTTGGCAGCGACGTATTCGCGTTCGGACTGACTGCCGGACACAACTACATCGCTGATTTTGACCTCGGCTTGGACCGGATCGATTTCTCTGCTCTTTCAATCACGGCCGAATCTATCCTGATCGATTCTGCCGGCTTCGGTTCAATTGTCCGCATCGATGACTTCATAGAACTGGAACTGGCGTCGGTTGTGGCCACCGATCTGGAACTCGGGCATTTTCTTCTGGATGCGGTGGCCCAACCGGATCTGGTGTCGGAATCAATTGACGACCCCGGCCATGCCACGCTGGTCGGTACAGACGGCGATGATGTGCTGCAGGGCAGCGATCGACATGACTACATAGATGCACGCAGAGGTTCTGACGAGGTTTCGGCGGGAGCGGGCGACGACACGATCCTCAGCGGCAGCAGCAGTAACGATTCAGCTACGCTCCGCGGAGAAGACGGCGATGACCTGATCATCCGAAAGGGATTTGGAGCGGCCCAGTTGTTCGGCGGCGCCGGAGCCGACGAAATTGATGTCAGTATTTCCAACGATCACCTTGTCTACGGCGGTGTCGGCGACGACACCATTACTGTCAGCGGTCGTGTGGGCGCTTCCTACGGAGAGAACGGTGACGATCTCCTGATTGGCGGCTATGAAGATGTGACGCTTTATGGCGGTCTTGGCGCCGATATCCTGATTTCCGAGTATGGCGGGGGCCGCTTTTACGGCGGCGAAGATAATGACCTGCTTCTCAGTTCTGCCGACCAGCGTGACACGCTCGGTGGCGGCGGTGGCGACGATATACTTCTCGGCGGCGAGAACGACAACAATCTGGGCGGCGGAGCGGGCGACGACTACCTCAATGGCGGCGGTGGCTCGGACTCCTATCACGGGGGTGCTGGAAGCGACATTTTCGCCCTTGTCGGCGCACTCGTTTACGTCAGGGACTTCGACGCAGGTCTGGACAAAATCGAGATTGGCCAGGCAGGCGTCGGTTTCGAAGATCTCACGCTGGAAGATGATGCGGGATTCAATGGCGGCGGCGTATTCGTCCGGTTCGGTGAGCACACCTTGTTCGTCGAAGATCACTCTGCTTCTGAATTCGGGGCAGACGACTTCATCGACTTGATGCCTGTCTATGCGGCGCCACAGATCGGCGATGAACTGGCCGGGCGGATTGACGGATCTGTTCTCAACGACGTCATGCTGGGGCTGTCGGGAAATGACACGCTCTTTGACAGCATCGGTGGCGATGATCGCGGTGTTGGCGGCGCCGGAAGCGATCTTCTTTCACTTGGAGGCGGCGACGACACGCTCCAGGGCGATGCCGGCAGGGACACCTTGTTTGGAGGTGAAGGCTCGGATCTCGCGATGGGCGGCAGCGGCAGCGATCTGATTGAAGGTGCAAACGGCAATGACAGTTTGCGAGGCGGCGAGGGTGAAGACAGCCTCTACGGAGGCGCGGGCGACGATTATCTGAACCCTGGACGAGGGGGCGGTATTGTTGACGGTGGCAGCGGCCGCGATCTGGCAGATTTCACCTTTGCCGAAGAAGTCGCTTACGACAGCGGGAACCGAATCGTTAACGCGGATGGCCAGCTCTACCAATTGGCCGGCATTGAGCGCGTTGTCGGAATTACGGTCGGCTCCGTTGATGGTGAGTTCGGCGCTGTCGGTTCGGCGAGTGACGATGCGATAAGCGGTGAGGCGCGCGCAGAGATTCTGGTGGGCCTCGACGGCAACGATACGCTGGGGGGCGACGCAGGCGATGACAGTCTCTACGGCGGTAACGGACAGGATGATCTTTACGGCGGCGCCGGCGACGATCGGCTCGATCCCGGTGCCGGCGGCGGCGTGGTCGACGGCGGCGACGGCCTGGATACAGCGGACTTCGGATTCGCGACTGTTGCGGTACTGTCCGACGACGGCCTGACGGTCGTTGCGGACGGAGACACCTATGAAATCCGCGATGTCGAGAGCTTGCTGGACGTTAGGCTCCCGGCGACCGCCAACGCCGATACGATCATCGGTTCCCCGATCGCTGACGAACTGGAAGGTCTCGGTGGAGACGACCGCATTGTAGGCAATGGCGAAGCCGACAGCCTCTATGGCGGTGCCGGTACCGACAGCCTCTACGGCGGCGAGGGCGACGATTTGCTTGACCCCGGCGCAGGCGGTGGACTGGTCGATGGCGGTGCCGGGTTCGACACCGCGTACTTTGGCTTCGCGACTGACGCGGTGCTCAGCGCTGACGGCCTGACGGTGACCGCCGATGGCGAGGACTACGACCTCATCTCGATCGAAAATCTGCTGAACGTCCGGCACGCCGCCACCGACGGAGCGGACAGCCTCTCCGGATTCGGTACCGGCGACTCCCTGGACGGGCTGGGTGGTGACGACACCCTTCAGGGCCAGGGCGGCGCAGATACGCTGCTGGGCGGAGACGGTCGCGATCAGCTGTTCGGCGGCGCGGATGCAGACAGCCTCTATGGCGGCGCGGGGGACGACACCCTGGACCCCGGCAGAGGCGGCGGCCTCCTGGATGGCGGCACCGGCACTGATATCGCAGATTTCCGCTTCGCAACAGAATCAGTCTGGGACAAGGACGCCGGTACAGTGACGGCCGATGGCGAGGTTTATCAGATTGCCGGTGTCGAAACATTTCTCGGCGTGGATGAATTGCCGTCGAGCCAGAACGACCAGCTGACCGGCTCCGACGCCGCCGACACTATCGACGCCCTGGGCGGTGACGACGCGGTCGACGGGCTTGGCGGCGACGACAGTCTGCTGGGCAATGACGGCAATGACACGCTGAACGGCGGCGCGGGCGCCGACAGCCTTTATGGCGGGGCCGGCGGCGACATGCTGAACCCCGGCGCGGGCGGCGGACTGGTCGACGGCGGCGAAGGCGTCGACACGGCCGATTTCTCCTTCGCCGCCGACGCGATCTTCGATCCCCTGACGAACACGGTCATCGCCGATGGTGAGACCTACACCCTGTCGGGGATCGAAAATCTCGTCGGCACGGAGCTCGCCATCAACGGGGCCGCGAACCTGATCGACGGCACGGAAGCCGGCGAAGCGATCGACGGCCTGGGCGGCAATGATACGATCGACGGTGCGGACGGCGACGACACGCTGACCGGCGGCGCGGGCGACGACCTGCTGCGCGGCGGCGGGGGCACGGACACCGCCATCTTCGCCGGCGCGGTCGGGAACTACGTCATCGCAGCGAACGCGGACGGTTCGCTGACGGTGACCGACACGGTCGGCGGCGACGGCAGCGACACGGTGGCGGCCGACGTGGAAACCGTCCGCTTCGGGGCCTGGACCGCGCGTACCGACGGCCAGACGGGCGGCGGCAATCACCTCCGCGTCGGCGGCGCGGGCGCCGAGACGCTCACCGGGGAGGCCGGCAATGACAGCCTCTCCGGCGGTGCGGGCGACGACTGGCTTGCCGGCGGGGATGGCCCGGACACACTGGACGGCGGCGACGGCATCGACACGGCCGACTATTCCGGCGCGCCCGGCGCTGTCTTCGTCAACATGTTCGGTGGCCAGGGCGGCGGCGGCGACGTGTTGTTCGGCATCGAGAACGTGGAGGGCTCGGCCGCCGGCGACACGGTCTACGGCGGCAGCGACGGCAACCGGTTCCGCGGCAATGACGGCTGGGACTTCATTCTGGGCCGCGGCGGCGCCGACGAGCTTCATGGCGACGGCGGGCGGGATTCTCTCTACGGCCAGGAGGACAACGACATCCTCTATGGCGGCGCAGACGTCGACTATCTCCGCGGCGATCAGGGCGACGACCGGATGTGGGGCGGCGCCATCCTCGATTTCATCTATGGCGGCACCGGCGCGGACGAGATCTTCGGCGGCGACGGCAATGACCGCATACAGGGCGGCGACGGCGCCGATACGCTCGCCGGCGAGGCCCACAACGACGTCATGGCCGGCGAGGCGGGAGCCGATACGCTTTTCGGCGGCACCGGCGGCGACCGACTCGACGGCGGCATCGAGAACGATCTGCTCGACGGCGGCGGCGGCGGCGACCTGATCTGGGGCCGCGACGGCGACGACACGCTCGATGGCGGCGCGGCGCTGGACCAGATGTACGGCGGCGCGGGCCACGACCTGATCCGCGCAGGCCTGGGGAACGACTACCTCCGCGGTGGCGCAGGCGACGATACGCTGGAAGGCCAGTTCGGCGGCAACGTGTTGCAGGGCGAAGAAGGCGACGACCTGCTGACGGGCGCCGAGGGCATCGACATCATGGAAGGCGGCACAGGCGCCGACGCCTTGAGTGGTATGGCGGGCAACGACCGACTCTACGGCGAGGACGGCAACGACATCCTAAATGGCGGCGACGGCATCGACCGGCTCGACGGCGGCGCCGATGCCGACAGCCTGAACGGCGGCGGCGGCAACGATGACGTGCTGGGCGGCCTCGGCGCAGACACCCTCTCCGGCGGCGACGGGTCCGACCGCCTGTTCGGCCAACAGGGCAACGACCAGCTGTTCGGCGGCCTGGGCCTGGATCGGCTTGACGGCGGCGCGGGCAACAACCTTCTCTCCGGCGGCGGTGACAACGATGTCCTGATCGGACGCGCCGGGGCCGACACGCTGGCGGGCGGCGGCGGCGACGACCGGCTCTATGCCAATGAGGGCATCGACAGCCTCGACGGCGGCGATGGCGACGACCTTCTCATGGCCGGCGATGACGGCGACGCGGCCCATGGCGGCGCGGGCGCCGACGGTGTCTACGGCGAAGCGGGAGACGACACGCTGGATGGCGGCGCCGGTGACGACCGGGTCGATGGCGGAACCGGCAACAACCTGATCTCCGGCGGGCTGGGCAATGACACGCTTATCGGCCGCGACGGGCTCGACACGATCGACGGCGGCGACGGCAACGACCGCGTCTATACAGGCGGCGGCGACGACAGCGCCTCGGGCGGCGCCGGCAGCGACTGGATGGTGGGCCAGGCGGGCAATGACACGCTGCAGGGCGGCGATGGTGACGACGGACTCGAAGGCCGCGCCGACGACGACAGACTCGACGGCTGGATCGGCAATGACAGCGTCTTCGGTGGCGACGGCGCCGACACCCTGATCGGCCGGCACGGGGTGGACGAGCTTTATGGCGGCGCCGGCTCGGACCTGTTCTATGGCGGCCTTGATGCCGACACGGCCTATGGGGGCGCCGGCGACGACCGGGCTGTGGGGGATCAGGGCGACGACCTGCTTCTTGGCGAGGCGGGCAACGACATCCTGGAGGGCCGAGACGGCGACGACACGCTCACAGGCGGCAGCGGCGCGGATCACTTCCGCTTCTTCACCGCCGATGGGGCGGAGAGCAACGACGTGATCACCGATTTTGCGGTCGGCGAAGACGCGCTCTGGCTCACCGACATCGCCATCCAGTCGCTCGCCGCCACGGACGCGGACGGAAATGGACAAACCGACGACACGGTCGTCACCTTCTCCAGCGGCGCCACCGCCGCCCTGCTCGGCGTCAGCGGCGTGGACGAAGCCGACCTTTTCTGA
- a CDS encoding TRAP transporter small permease, translating into MTRRLGHWLRYLTSGLAIVADALVALMMLHIAFEVMMRYVFGISVPGTLTLVSKYYLPAVVFLPLAMAERRGNHISVEVLTQVMPRRVQKALEVFAWILATAVFATLAYQTLLDALKKTRIGAFELDFGYQFMTWPSYYVLPVGFAAIALVLLYKIAITLFRKPDHLGMETDDGPAEPAVSKRI; encoded by the coding sequence ATGACGCGGCGGCTGGGACATTGGCTGCGCTATCTGACATCCGGTCTCGCGATCGTGGCGGACGCCCTCGTGGCGTTGATGATGCTGCACATCGCCTTCGAGGTGATGATGCGCTACGTCTTCGGCATCTCGGTGCCGGGTACGCTGACCCTCGTGTCCAAGTACTATCTCCCGGCCGTGGTCTTCCTGCCGCTGGCGATGGCCGAACGGCGAGGAAACCACATCAGCGTCGAGGTCCTGACCCAGGTGATGCCGCGCCGCGTGCAGAAAGCGCTGGAGGTCTTCGCCTGGATCCTGGCGACCGCGGTCTTCGCGACGCTGGCCTATCAGACCCTGCTGGATGCGTTGAAGAAGACCCGGATCGGCGCCTTCGAACTGGACTTCGGCTACCAGTTCATGACCTGGCCTTCCTACTATGTGCTGCCGGTCGGCTTCGCGGCGATCGCGCTCGTGCTCCTCTACAAGATTGCGATCACCCTGTTCCGGAAGCCCGACCATCTGGGCATGGAAACGGACGACGGGCCGGCGGAGCCCGCCGTCTCGAAGCGCATCTAG
- a CDS encoding FadR/GntR family transcriptional regulator has translation MTDIGRIEARKGFETLAEELREQMLDGRIAPGQVLNEREIVEKSGLSRGSVREAFRVLETEGLVSTRRGRHGGRVALQLDGDVLRRSLDLFIRGQQVPMSVLAETIQVFEPALAELAARHRSDEDIAVLEDLLEKLDRAADSPRFVRGNIQWHLAVARASHNPILASIYQVIGPDLLTPKPEGFANRQIRTDTINAQRRVLDAIIEQDCALARRRMEKHIIAYNQQLELKSA, from the coding sequence TTGACGGATATTGGCAGAATAGAGGCCAGGAAGGGGTTCGAGACCCTGGCCGAGGAGTTGAGGGAGCAGATGCTGGACGGGCGGATCGCCCCGGGTCAGGTGCTGAACGAGCGCGAGATCGTCGAGAAATCCGGACTCAGCCGCGGATCGGTGCGCGAGGCATTCCGCGTACTGGAAACCGAAGGTCTGGTATCGACCCGCCGCGGCCGCCATGGCGGCCGGGTCGCCCTGCAGCTCGACGGCGACGTCCTCAGACGCTCCCTCGATCTGTTCATACGCGGCCAGCAGGTGCCGATGTCGGTGCTGGCGGAAACCATCCAGGTCTTCGAGCCGGCGCTGGCGGAACTCGCCGCCCGGCATCGCAGCGACGAGGACATCGCCGTTCTCGAGGATCTTCTCGAAAAGCTCGACCGGGCCGCCGATTCGCCGCGTTTCGTGCGCGGCAACATTCAGTGGCACCTGGCCGTCGCGCGCGCCAGCCACAACCCGATCCTGGCCTCGATCTACCAGGTGATCGGGCCCGACCTGCTGACGCCGAAGCCCGAAGGCTTCGCCAACAGGCAGATCCGCACCGACACCATCAACGCCCAGCGCCGCGTCCTCGACGCCATCATCGAACAGGACTGCGCCCTCGCCCGCCGGCGGATGGAGAAGCACATCATCGCCTACAACCAGCAACTCGAACTGAAGTCCGCCTGA
- a CDS encoding TRAP transporter large permease, translating to MGTEIGLGGIAVLLVLILLRVPIGISLITVSFGGIWMLLGPRPAWGILTAIPYDFASSWALTSVPMFLLMGFFCYQAGLTTGLFDAARKWLSVLPGGLAIASIFGSAGFAAVTGSSVACAAAMGKIAVPEMMRYGYDSRLATGTVAAAGTIGALIPPSIIMIIYGIFAQVPITELFLGGIAAGLLTAVGYVVVVVTVALLKPEMAPPVEERVSLEERIRALGEVWPVLLLIAGVFGGLFSGIFTPTEAGAAGALLSMIIATFKRTLTWRAFRDALRETAQTTAAIFVIAIGASLLTRFLTLSGASKFLSAYVISLGADPLMLMLGIALMYLVLGMFLEPIGAMLLTIPILLPVMDSTGLSLVWFGVVLTKFLEIGMITPPVGLNVFVIKGVVGELTTTTRIFQGVLWFLLADLVVVAMLMAFPEIVLYLPSLIE from the coding sequence ATGGGTACCGAAATCGGCCTGGGCGGAATCGCCGTCCTGCTCGTACTGATCCTGCTCAGGGTGCCGATCGGCATTTCCCTGATCACCGTATCCTTCGGCGGCATCTGGATGCTCCTCGGCCCGAGGCCGGCCTGGGGCATCCTCACGGCGATCCCCTACGACTTCGCATCCAGCTGGGCGCTGACATCGGTGCCGATGTTCCTGCTGATGGGCTTCTTCTGCTACCAGGCGGGTCTGACAACCGGCCTGTTCGACGCCGCCCGCAAGTGGCTGTCGGTGCTGCCCGGCGGGCTGGCCATCGCCTCCATCTTCGGCTCCGCCGGATTCGCGGCGGTCACGGGATCGTCGGTGGCGTGCGCGGCGGCGATGGGCAAGATCGCCGTGCCGGAAATGATGCGCTACGGCTACGACAGCCGGCTGGCCACGGGCACCGTGGCCGCCGCCGGCACGATCGGCGCGCTCATTCCGCCTTCGATCATCATGATCATCTACGGCATCTTTGCCCAGGTGCCGATCACCGAACTGTTCCTGGGCGGCATCGCGGCGGGACTGCTCACTGCGGTGGGCTATGTCGTGGTCGTCGTTACTGTCGCCCTGCTGAAGCCCGAGATGGCGCCGCCGGTGGAGGAGCGTGTCAGCCTGGAAGAGCGCATCAGGGCGCTGGGCGAGGTCTGGCCCGTCCTGCTGCTGATCGCCGGCGTGTTCGGCGGCCTGTTCAGCGGCATCTTCACGCCGACCGAAGCCGGGGCGGCGGGCGCACTGCTGTCGATGATCATCGCCACCTTCAAGCGGACCCTCACCTGGAGGGCCTTCCGCGACGCGCTGAGGGAGACGGCGCAGACCACGGCCGCGATCTTCGTCATCGCCATCGGCGCCAGCCTGCTGACGCGCTTTCTCACCCTCTCGGGCGCGTCGAAGTTCCTGTCCGCCTACGTGATCTCGCTCGGCGCGGATCCCCTGATGCTCATGCTCGGTATCGCGCTGATGTACCTGGTCCTCGGCATGTTCCTGGAGCCGATCGGGGCCATGCTGCTCACCATCCCGATCCTGCTCCCGGTCATGGATTCGACCGGTCTGAGCCTTGTCTGGTTCGGCGTCGTCCTGACCAAGTTCCTGGAGATCGGCATGATCACGCCGCCTGTCGGCCTCAACGTGTTCGTCATCAAGGGGGTCGTCGGCGAACTGACGACGACGACGCGCATCTTTCAGGGCGTGCTCTGGTTCCTGCTCGCCGACCTCGTCGTGGTTGCGATGCTGATGGCGTTCCCGGAGATCGTCCTCTACCTGCCAAGCCTCATCGAATAA